A single window of Pyrus communis chromosome 10, drPyrComm1.1, whole genome shotgun sequence DNA harbors:
- the LOC137748243 gene encoding UDP-glycosyltransferase 74F2-like, whose protein sequence is MEDDKGYRAHVLVVPYPAQGHINPFLQFSKRVASKGIKVTLANTIFIANSLQPKSSGSVHFDTISDGYDEGGFARAESIDEYLSRMEAVGSKSLAELIRKHQNSPHPINCIVYDPFLPWALEVAKQFGVLAGAFFTQTCTVNYIYYLQHRGKLTVSSIPGLHMLEPQDLPSFISVPGSYPAYFEMVLNQFLNTHKADFIFANTFYKLEQEVVDSMSKDCSNLLTIGPTIPSTYLDNSIKDDKDYGLHLFKSDLTCTDWLDTKPAGSVVYVAFGSMANLSDKQMEELAFGLKESGVHFLWVVRASEEAKLPSKFVQETSNGGKGLVVKWSPQLEVLSHAAVGCFFTHGGWNSTIEALSLGVPMIAMPQWTDQPTNSKLVEAVWKVGVRVKAYHRDLYDQINDHDDENANGMVGREEIKRCIRKVMGDDKGGNEMKKNAKKWRELAIEAVSDGGTSDNNIQQFVSKLTATA, encoded by the exons atggaagATGATAAAGGTTACAGAGCTCACGTGTTGGTAGTTCCTTATCCTGCTCAAGGTCATATAAACCCATTTCTCCAGTTCTCCAAGCGCGTTGCCTCCAAGGGCATCAAAGTGACTCTAGCCAACACCATCTTCATCGCCAACTCTTTGCAGCCCAAATCATCCGGCTCCGTCCACTTCGACACCATCTCCGACGGCTACGATGAAGGCGGCTTTGCCCGAGCTGAGAGCATCGACGAATATCTATCCCGGATGGAAGCCGTGGGATCCAAATCCCTAGCCGAGCTCATTAGAAAGCACCAAAACTCACCCCACCCTATAAATTGCATTGTTTACGATCCCTTTTTACCTTGGGCTTTGGAAGTAGCCAAACAATTTGGTGTACTTGCCGGTGCCTTTTTTACTCAAACATGCACGGTCAATTACATTTACTATCTCCAGCATCGTGGGAAACTGACGGTTTCTTCTATTCCGGGCTTGCATATGCTCGAGCCCCAAGACTTGCCGTCCTTCATTTCTGTCCCGGGCTCCTATCCCGCTTACTTTGAGATGGTGTTGAACCAGTTTTTAAACACCCACAAAGCTGATTTCATTTTTGCCAATACCTTCTACAAGTTAGAGCAAGAG GTGGTGGACTCCATGTCAAAAGATTGTTCAAATTTGTTGACAATAGGGCCGACAATCCCATCTACTTACTTGGACAACAGCATCAAAGACGACAAGGATTACGGGCTTCATCTTTTCAAGTCCGACTTGACCTGCACCGACTGGCTCGACACGAAGCCAGCAGGCTCGGTTGTATACGTGGCGTTTGGTAGCATGGCCAATCTTAGTGACAAGCAGATGGAGGAGCTAGCATTTGGGCTGAAGGAAAGCGGCGTCCACTTCTTGTGGGTGGTTAGGGCTTCGGAGGAGGCAAAACTTCCCTCCAAGTTTGTCCAAGAGACAAGTAACGGCGGTAAAGGGTTAGTGGTAAAATGGAGCCCTCAGTTGGAGGTGCTGTCGCATGCGGCGGTGGGGTGTTTTTTCACACACGGCGGGTGGAATTCGACGATCGAGGCATTAAGCTTGGGAGTGCCAATGATTGCAATGCCGCAGTGGACCGACCAGCCCACTAATTCCAAGTTAGTTGAGGCTGTTTGGAAGGTTGGTGTTAGAGTGAAGGCTTATCATCGCGATCTTTACGATCAGATTAACGATCACGATGATGAGAACGCTAATGGGATGGTAGGAAGAGAAGAGATTAAGCGCTGCATTAGGAAAGTGATGGGAGATGACAAGGGTGggaatgaaatgaaaaagaatgcCAAGAAATGGAGGGAGTTGGCGATCGAGGCTGTGAGCGACGGTGGCACTTCGGATAACAACATCCAACAATTCGTGTCCAAATTGACAGCCACAGCTTAA